TAAAAGCAACGCTAGAAATTTCCGACTATGTGGCTTTTCTTAACCGTGGTAATATTGTTGAGTACTTACCAGCGAAGGAATTTAAAAACTCTACTAATCCATTAGTGCAAGAGTTTATAAACCTCTAGGAGAGAGGAAATAAATGAATGAATTTAAAGTAGGCCTAATGGCCATTGGATCAATGATTGCAATTGTTGTTATGTCTTTAATGGTAACTTCAAATCAGTCAGGGTTCGGATCCTACGTAACATATAGAACGATCATTAGTGATGCCTCAGGAATCTTTCCTAAAACTCCTATTAAGGTTGCCGGTATAAACGCGGGTCGAATTAAAACAATTGAACTTCAAGGAAATAAGGCCCTCATTAATTTTGAGGTACTTGAAAAAGTTAAAATCACAGAGAATTCAGAACTTAAGATTAAGTCGGTGGGTTTTCTTGGTGATAAATTTTTAGAAATTTCAGTTGGAACATCAGATAAGAGACTTTCAGAAAATTCATTTATCGAATCTATTGAAGGGGGAGGAATTGAGTCCCTTGTAAAAGATGCAAGTGAAGTAATGAAAGATGTAAAAGTTATTGTTAACTCTATTAAAGAGTCACTTGTTCCTCCAGGAGAAGCCCCTCCGATCAAAGCTATTCTCGCAGATGTTCAAGACATTATGAAGAATACAAAAGAAGTAACTAAGTCTTTAAAGAATGTTGTTTCTGGAAATGAAGAGAAAATGAATAGCATTATCGCAAACTTTGACTCTTTCTCAGAGCAATTAGCTTATCAGATGAATAAAGATGAGCCGGCAAGTGCGATAGCAGACCTTAAAGGAATTCTTGCTAAGACTGATAATATGATGAAGGACCTTGAAAGTATTGTGCGTGACGTACGTAACGGTAAGGGGACTGTTGGAAAATTCTTAATTGAAGATGATATTGCTGATGAAGTTAAAGAAACTCTAGCCGGAGTTAAGAAAATCGTTGCTCGAGTTGATAATATTAGAACAGAGCTTAGTGTTTACACAGGTGTAAATTCAACTGCTGGTGGAAGTGAAACGACAGCTGGACTTAAAATTTTTCCAGCACCTGAAAGATTTTATCTTCTTGGAATTTCAACTTCAGAGTTTGGTCCTGAGACAGAAACAATCACGAAAACAACTATTGGTGGAGTTCTTACCGAAGAAAATAAAAAAGTTAGATCAAAAGATTCGTATCGATTTAATGTTCAAGTTGGTCGTAAAGTTCAAGATTGGACATTCCGTGGTGGTTTAATAGAGTCTACTGGTGGTCTTGGAGTCGATTATAGCTTCAATAACATTGGAACAATGGTTAGTGCAGAGGTATTTGACTATAGAGAAGACCTCGGAGCAAATCTTCGTCTATCAACAGAAATACAATTATGGAATGTATTCTTTGGAAAAATCCAAGCTGAAGACATTACAAATAAGGCCC
The Bacteriovorax sp. Seq25_V genome window above contains:
- a CDS encoding MlaD family protein, whose translation is MNEFKVGLMAIGSMIAIVVMSLMVTSNQSGFGSYVTYRTIISDASGIFPKTPIKVAGINAGRIKTIELQGNKALINFEVLEKVKITENSELKIKSVGFLGDKFLEISVGTSDKRLSENSFIESIEGGGIESLVKDASEVMKDVKVIVNSIKESLVPPGEAPPIKAILADVQDIMKNTKEVTKSLKNVVSGNEEKMNSIIANFDSFSEQLAYQMNKDEPASAIADLKGILAKTDNMMKDLESIVRDVRNGKGTVGKFLIEDDIADEVKETLAGVKKIVARVDNIRTELSVYTGVNSTAGGSETTAGLKIFPAPERFYLLGISTSEFGPETETITKTTIGGVLTEENKKVRSKDSYRFNVQVGRKVQDWTFRGGLIESTGGLGVDYSFNNIGTMVSAEVFDYREDLGANLRLSTEIQLWNVFFGKIQAEDITNKAQYIFSAGLKFNDEDLKGLLGFFL